The proteins below come from a single Chitinophaga pinensis DSM 2588 genomic window:
- a CDS encoding GNAT family N-acetyltransferase codes for MEFTIAPVSKADYMEIITVWEKSVRATHHFLQEEDIQYYKPLILNTYLDAVELRCARNAAGIAGFVGVAEHNIEMLFIDPEYRGKGVGKQLLDYSIKMLHADKVDVNEQNEQAVGFYLHCGFEIIGRSALDSSGKPFPILHMQLHRQD; via the coding sequence ATGGAATTTACAATAGCACCTGTCAGCAAAGCTGACTATATGGAAATTATCACTGTCTGGGAGAAGTCTGTACGCGCAACACATCATTTTCTACAGGAAGAAGATATTCAATACTACAAACCACTTATTTTAAATACCTACCTGGATGCCGTGGAACTACGTTGTGCGAGAAATGCTGCCGGTATTGCAGGTTTTGTTGGCGTTGCGGAGCATAATATAGAAATGTTATTTATTGATCCGGAGTACCGGGGTAAAGGTGTAGGTAAACAATTACTGGATTATTCGATCAAAATGCTACATGCAGACAAAGTAGACGTAAATGAGCAGAATGAACAGGCAGTTGGTTTTTATCTGCATTGTGGCTTTGAGATCATTGGCCGGTCGGCACTCGACTCAAGCGGGAAACCTTTTCCGATCCTGCATATGCAATTGCATCGGCAAGATTAA
- a CDS encoding GNAT family N-acetyltransferase: MHVATERLAIRPIQAGDKDQLFAYRSDAETNQFQGWIPASLEDVERFIDKQPTVFNTPDTWFQLVIVEKTKDLIIGDIGIHFIGSEQFEFGITIHKQYHQQGYAVEALRAVITHMFNDLHKHRATASIDPENYHSIRLVERLGLRKEAHFKESLFFKGRWVDDLVYAVLKKEWISN; the protein is encoded by the coding sequence ATGCATGTAGCAACGGAAAGACTGGCAATAAGACCGATCCAGGCCGGTGATAAAGATCAGCTCTTCGCATACAGATCGGATGCGGAAACCAACCAGTTCCAGGGCTGGATACCTGCCTCTTTAGAAGACGTAGAACGCTTTATTGACAAACAACCAACGGTGTTTAACACCCCGGATACCTGGTTCCAGCTGGTGATAGTAGAAAAGACGAAAGACCTCATTATCGGTGATATTGGTATTCACTTTATAGGCAGTGAACAATTCGAATTTGGCATCACGATCCATAAACAATATCATCAACAGGGATATGCGGTTGAAGCACTCAGGGCTGTGATCACCCATATGTTCAATGATCTGCACAAACACCGGGCAACTGCCTCTATCGACCCGGAAAATTATCATTCCATACGGCTGGTGGAACGGCTTGGGCTCAGAAAAGAAGCACATTTTAAAGAAAGTCTCTTCTTCAAAGGCCGATGGGTAGATGATCTGGTCTATGCTGTGCTTAAAAAAGAATGGATCTCTAATTAA